A window from Salvia miltiorrhiza cultivar Shanhuang (shh) chromosome 2, IMPLAD_Smil_shh, whole genome shotgun sequence encodes these proteins:
- the LOC131009617 gene encoding secreted RxLR effector protein 161-like translates to MHEAKSLVIPLSQQAKFFVTQCPKTDEEMKQMLSVPYSNAVGSVMYMMICTRPDLAYAISILSRYMSNPGREHWEGLKGVLRYIKGSADCGLLFEKNGIFKGDPLRGYVDADYAANIDCRRSQTGYIFTLYGTAIS, encoded by the coding sequence ATGCATGAAGCTAAAAGTCTGGTGATTCCACTGTCTCAACAAGCCAAGTTTTTTGTTACTCAATGTCCTAAGACTGATGAAGAAATGAAGCAGATGCTTTCAGTGCCATACTCCAATGCAGTTGGATCAGTCATGTACATGATGATATGTACTAGACCAGATCTTGCTTATGCTATAAGTATCCTCAGTAGATACATGTCCAATCCAGGAAGAGAGCATTGGGAAGGATTAAAAGGAGTTCTCAGATACATTAAAGGGTCAGCTGATTGTGGTTTGTTATTTGAGAAGAATGGTATTTTTAAAGGTGATCCTCTCAGAggttatgttgatgcagattATGCTGCTAATATTGATTGCAGGAGATCCCAAACAGGATATATATTTACTCTGTATGGGACTGCAATCAGCTAG
- the LOC131011713 gene encoding transcription factor VIP1-like, which produces MMDVDPKFGKPAYNPGRADLDQISDAPARVAFHRRAHSETFFRFPDLDDILVDGVLADLNLETPPSMHAAAPPPQQQPKRSDGLAHLRSLSVDADFFEGLVLDGPPSAEAGPRHRHSNSMDGYSSTTSSCEVDSNAKKAIAADRLAELALIDPKRAKRILANRQSAARSKERKTRYTSELERKVQTLQSEATTLSAKITLLQRDTSGLTAENKELKLKLQAMEQQAHLRDALNEALRNELQWLKITAGQMHGSNGSSRGSSSPFSPPRPPMTNYYAQQQQQQHTSPNNARRSP; this is translated from the exons ATGATGGACGTCGACCCCAAATTCGGCAAGCCCGCGTATAATCCGGGTCGGGCCGACCTGGACCAGATATCCGACGCTCCGGCCCGGGTGGCGTTCCACCGCCGGGCCCACTCGGAGACCTTCTTCCGCTTCCCAGACCTCGACGACATCCTCGTCGACGGCGTCCTCGCTGACCTCAACCTCGAGACGCCGCCGTCTATGCacgcggcggcgccgccgcctcagcAGCAGCCGAAGAGGAGCGACGGGCTGGCGCACCTGCGGAGCCTGTCGGTGGACGCGGATTTCTTCGAGGGGCTGGTGCTGGACGGGCCGCCGTCGGCGGAGGCGGGGCCGCGGCACAGGCATAGCAACTCGATGGATGGGTACTCCAGTACGACGTCGTCGTGCGAGGTGGATTCAAATGCGAAGAAGGCTATTGCTGCTGATAGGCTGGCGGAGCTCGCCCTGATTGACCCTAAGAGAGCCAAAAG GATACTGGCGAATAGACAATCTGCTGCACGATCTAAAGAGAGAAAAACACGCTACACAAGTGAACTGGAGAGGAAAGTTCAAACTCTGCAAAGTGAAGCCACCACGCTCTCAGCTAAGATCACATTGTTGCAG AGAGACACGAGCGGGTTGACAGCTGAGAACAAGGAACTCAAACTGAAGCTGCAGGCCATGGAACAGCAAGCACACCTCAGAGATG CTCTGAACGAAGCGCTGAGGAATGAACTGCAGTGGCTCAAGATTACAGCCGGCCAAATGCATGGCTCCAATGGAAGCAGCAGGGGATCGTCCTCCCCATTTTCACCACCCCGGCCTCCAATGACAAATTACTatgcgcagcagcagcagcagcagcatacAAGTCCCAACAACGCAAGACGCAGTCCATAG